A region from the Aegilops tauschii subsp. strangulata cultivar AL8/78 chromosome 5, Aet v6.0, whole genome shotgun sequence genome encodes:
- the LOC141022821 gene encoding uncharacterized protein, whose product MRKPSRLRDVQKFTGYLASVSQLLSWLGERALPLYQLMKKTTPFEWNNQADKAFRDLKRMLSTTTVLAAPAEEEPLLLYVAATLRPVSMVMVVERPEEGKKLKQYFQEHVVTVVSTAHLGEIIGCRDASGRVAKWALELAGHTILYEPRTTIKSQALADFLVDWTETHLRAGIVLSSPKGDWLQYALEIHFTASNNVAEYEALVHGLRLAKELSIRCIVCYGDSDLVVQQCSGEWDARDPNMASYRFLVQKLSGFFAGCEFLHVPRAENEAANTLAKIAS is encoded by the exons atgcgcaagccgTCTCGGCTGCGCGATGTCCAAAAGTTCACCGGCTACTTGGCCTCGGTTAGCCAGCTTCTCAGCTGGCTGGGCGAGAGGGCCTTGCCCCTGtatcagctgatgaagaagacgacgccgTTCGAATGGAACAATCAGGCAGACAAGGCTTTCCGGgacctcaagcgcatgctctccaccaCAACAGTCCTGGCCGCACCAGCCGAGGAGGAGCCGCTGCTGCTCTACGTTGCCGCCACCTTGCGGCCGGTCAGCATGGTGAtggtggtcgagcgaccagagGAGGGCAAG AAATTGAAGCAATACTTCCAAGAGCACGTTGTTACCGTGGTCAGCACGGCCCACCTTGGCGAGATCATCGGGTGCCGGGACGCCTCTGGCCGGGTCGCCAAGTGGGCGCTCGagctagccggccacaccatcctctacgagccccgcacTACGATCAAGTCCCAGGctttggccgacttcctcgtcgactggaccgagaccca CCTGCGGGCCGGCATTGTACTATCCTCCCCGAAGGGCGACTGGCTTCAGTACGCGCTCGAGATCCACTtcaccgcctccaacaacgtcgccgagtacgaagCCCTTGTGCACGGCCTCCGGCTCGCCAAGGAACTCAGCATCCGATGCATcgtgtgctacggcgactcggatttggtggtgcAGCAGTGTTCCGGCGAGTGGGACGCCCGAGACCccaacatggcgagctaccgcttcctcgtccagaagcTATCCGGGTTCTTCGCgggctgcgagttcctccacgtcccACGCGCGGAAAATGAGGCCGCCAACACACTCGCCAAGATCGCCTCATGA
- the LOC109747114 gene encoding uncharacterized protein gives MTKLGLEAKNLEPTRTIFHGIVPGLSCSPIGRVPLSVLFGDSDHFRRELLWFEVVDLTSAYHALLGRPALAKFMAVPHYAYLKMKLSGPKGLITITGDYRKSLECA, from the coding sequence atgaccaagctcggcctcgAGGCCAAAAACCTGGAGCCGACCCGGACGATCTTCCACGGCATCGTTCCCGGCCTCTCCTGCTCTCCGATAGGCCGGGTCCCACTCAGCGTCCTATTCGGCGACAGCGACCACTTCCGGCGTGAGCTgctctggtttgaggtggtggacctgacCAGCGCGTACCACGCGCTGCTGGGCCGGCCcgcgctcgccaagttcatggcggtcccccactacgcTTACCTGAAAATGAAGCTGTCGGGTCCGAAGGGCCTCATCACCATCACCGGTGACTACCGCAAGTCCCTGGAGTGCGCCTGA